A stretch of the Sphingomonas sp. CL5.1 genome encodes the following:
- the folK gene encoding 2-amino-4-hydroxy-6-hydroxymethyldihydropteridine diphosphokinase produces MTHGYLIALGSNRRGRHGDPRAELRAALAAIGARRVSPIVTSAPLGPSNRAYANAVALVGDAADPPAMLARLKRIERDFGRRRGRRWGTRVIDLDIIAWSGGAWESPGLVIPHAAFRERDFVLRPLAALMPGWRDPLTGLSARQLHARLTRRRALPNRRFAGAGP; encoded by the coding sequence ATGACGCACGGCTATCTGATCGCGCTCGGCTCCAATCGCCGCGGCCGCCACGGCGACCCGCGCGCGGAGCTGCGCGCGGCACTGGCGGCGATCGGCGCGCGGCGGGTGTCGCCGATCGTTACGTCCGCGCCGCTCGGCCCGTCGAATCGCGCTTATGCCAATGCCGTCGCGCTGGTGGGGGATGCGGCCGACCCGCCCGCGATGCTCGCCCGCCTCAAGCGGATCGAGCGCGATTTCGGGCGGCGGCGCGGGCGGCGCTGGGGGACGCGGGTGATCGACCTAGACATCATCGCCTGGTCGGGCGGGGCGTGGGAATCACCCGGCCTCGTCATCCCCCACGCGGCCTTTCGCGAGCGCGATTTCGTGCTCCGCCCGCTTGCCGCGCTGATGCCCGGCTGGCGCGATCCGCTGACCGGACTTTCCGCGCGACAGCTTCACGCACGGTTGACCCGGCGGCGCGCGCTCCCTAACCGGCGTTTCGCTGGTGCGGGTCCGTAG
- a CDS encoding TonB-dependent receptor, translating to MKRTFGITISLAALAVAQSAAAQDQSAANTGAAQVQDVIVTAQKRSERLQDVPIAVTAITAETIQNRRTLDLVDLSNQAPGLQIKSDDNGANPRIFIRGVGVNDFNPATNSAVGIYADGVYVASPLAQRLAFFDLQQVEVLRGPQGTLYGRNTTGGAINVTSKLPGNEMEADLSAEYGRFNSVNVQGGASVPLIADKLSVRIAGLYQRDDGYTLNRLTGHYGNNTNRWAVRGTVHFTPSANVTDNLVVSTGRSTGGSIWAYNRPLLTEPYQSDSFCAPALYGTAQCMTFMGYTNPSKNLYQGDYSFEGKDRVNLLTVSNTLTIDLGAASIVSVTGYQHASRNDQEDTDASPIPTITASYIARQNTFSQELRLQSNGHTPLRYVIGAYYAHDYLNNNSAYNVLPLLASDDPVADAGQGIGVFGWPLMQKVDSYAAFGQLDYDLTARLTLTGGLRYSADHKDFHYVSEAANGLVPIFTYDGAKTFSSFTGKVGVQYRLTPSANIYASYNRGAKSGGFFSGQATDPADIGPYKDETVNAYEVGAKTDWLNHTLRANISAFYYDYKNLQVYTTVIDPPFTRQLFTNASAARIYGGELELQATPTRGLTVSLNTAYLNATYRDFKSAGNDYSGNTLPSAPKVSVQGAVDWQHETPLGTLVANTSLSFRSKVFFDTSNDARLTDQARAFVDARLGIRVARDRLEIGVWGKNVFNETNISDMTPIPTLGFDVFSVGPPRTYGLYLKARY from the coding sequence ATGAAACGGACTTTTGGAATCACCATCTCGCTGGCGGCGCTGGCTGTCGCTCAATCCGCCGCCGCGCAGGATCAGTCGGCGGCCAATACGGGCGCGGCGCAGGTGCAGGACGTGATCGTCACCGCGCAGAAGCGCAGCGAGCGGTTGCAGGACGTGCCGATCGCCGTCACCGCGATCACGGCTGAGACGATCCAGAACCGCCGCACGCTCGACCTGGTGGACCTGTCCAATCAGGCGCCGGGGCTTCAGATCAAGTCGGACGACAATGGCGCCAACCCGCGCATCTTCATCCGCGGTGTCGGTGTCAACGATTTCAACCCGGCGACCAATAGCGCGGTCGGCATCTATGCCGACGGCGTGTATGTCGCCTCGCCGCTGGCGCAGCGGCTGGCCTTCTTCGACCTGCAACAGGTGGAGGTGCTGCGCGGGCCACAGGGCACGCTCTATGGCCGCAACACCACTGGCGGCGCGATCAACGTCACCAGCAAGCTGCCCGGCAATGAGATGGAGGCCGATCTCTCCGCCGAATATGGCCGGTTCAACTCGGTCAACGTGCAAGGCGGCGCGAGCGTCCCGCTGATCGCCGACAAGCTCTCGGTGCGCATCGCGGGCCTTTACCAGCGCGACGACGGCTACACCCTCAACCGCCTGACCGGCCATTACGGCAACAACACGAATCGCTGGGCGGTGCGCGGCACGGTCCATTTCACGCCGAGCGCCAACGTCACCGACAATCTGGTGGTGAGCACGGGTCGTTCGACCGGCGGATCGATCTGGGCGTACAATCGGCCGCTCCTGACGGAACCGTATCAAAGCGACTCGTTCTGCGCGCCCGCGCTCTACGGCACGGCTCAGTGCATGACCTTCATGGGATACACGAATCCGAGCAAGAACCTCTATCAGGGTGATTACAGCTTCGAGGGGAAGGACAGGGTCAACCTGCTCACCGTCTCGAACACATTGACGATCGACCTCGGCGCGGCATCGATCGTATCGGTGACGGGCTATCAGCATGCGAGCCGCAACGATCAGGAGGATACGGACGCCAGCCCGATCCCGACGATCACCGCCAGCTATATCGCGCGGCAGAACACGTTCAGTCAGGAACTGCGCCTGCAATCGAACGGCCACACGCCGCTGCGCTATGTGATCGGCGCTTATTACGCGCACGATTATCTCAACAACAATTCGGCCTATAACGTGCTCCCGCTTCTCGCATCGGACGACCCGGTGGCGGATGCCGGACAGGGCATTGGCGTGTTCGGCTGGCCGCTGATGCAGAAGGTGGACAGTTACGCGGCGTTCGGCCAGCTCGATTACGACCTGACCGCCAGGCTGACGCTCACGGGCGGTCTGCGCTACTCGGCCGACCACAAGGATTTCCACTATGTCAGCGAGGCGGCGAACGGGCTGGTGCCGATCTTCACCTATGACGGAGCGAAGACGTTCAGTTCGTTCACCGGCAAGGTCGGGGTGCAATATCGCCTGACGCCGAGCGCCAATATCTACGCCAGCTACAATCGCGGCGCCAAGAGCGGCGGTTTCTTCAGCGGGCAGGCGACCGATCCGGCGGACATCGGGCCGTACAAGGACGAGACGGTCAACGCCTATGAAGTTGGGGCCAAGACCGATTGGCTCAACCACACGCTACGCGCCAATATCTCGGCCTTTTATTACGATTACAAGAATTTGCAGGTCTATACGACGGTCATCGACCCGCCGTTCACGCGGCAGCTCTTCACCAACGCCTCCGCCGCGCGGATCTATGGCGGCGAACTGGAGCTTCAGGCGACGCCGACGCGCGGCCTCACCGTGTCGCTCAACACCGCCTATCTCAACGCCACTTATCGCGATTTCAAATCGGCCGGGAACGACTATTCGGGCAACACCCTGCCGTCCGCGCCGAAGGTCAGCGTGCAGGGCGCGGTCGACTGGCAGCATGAGACGCCGTTGGGCACGCTCGTCGCCAACACCAGCCTGTCGTTCCGCAGCAAGGTGTTCTTCGATACGTCGAACGACGCCCGGCTGACCGATCAGGCGCGCGCCTTCGTCGATGCGCGGCTCGGCATCCGTGTCGCGCGGGATCGGCTGGAAATCGGGGTGTGGGGCAAGAACGTCTTCAACGAGACCAATATCTCGGACATGACGCCGATCCCGACGCTCGGCTTCGACGTGTTCAGCGTCGGTCCGCCGCGCACTTACGGCCTGTATCTGAAGGCGCGTTATTGA
- a CDS encoding RNA polymerase sigma factor, producing MAEPALASAYGEQRALLLRLLTARLGSATDAEDALQDLWFRIVATPAGQVDNPAAYLMRMANNIATDRRIAARRRVALETHWAESGDAAHDLPTPEREALARDALHRVDATIAAMPERMRTAYRLFRIEQVPQREIAVRLGISLSAVEKLLQRAYRRLHAMADGDGDE from the coding sequence ATGGCGGAGCCGGCACTGGCTTCCGCTTATGGGGAGCAGCGCGCCCTGTTGCTGCGGCTGCTTACCGCACGGCTCGGCAGCGCGACGGACGCGGAGGATGCGTTGCAGGACCTGTGGTTCCGCATCGTCGCCACCCCGGCCGGGCAGGTGGACAATCCTGCGGCCTATCTGATGCGCATGGCGAACAATATCGCCACCGACCGGCGGATCGCGGCGCGGCGGCGCGTGGCGCTGGAGACGCATTGGGCCGAATCCGGCGACGCGGCGCACGACCTGCCGACGCCGGAACGCGAGGCGCTGGCGCGCGACGCGCTGCATCGGGTGGACGCGACGATCGCCGCGATGCCGGAGCGGATGCGCACCGCCTATCGCCTGTTCCGCATCGAGCAGGTGCCTCAGCGCGAGATAGCCGTGCGGCTGGGCATCTCGCTCAGCGCGGTCGAGAAACTGTTGCAGCGCGCCTATCGCCGGTTGCACGCCATGGCGGACGGAGACGGCGATGAATGA
- a CDS encoding MFS transporter, with protein MSVGPRAEERAWLGPRPAAIEMAATLFAGVTGIMFAGVGPLLLGALEHAGRLSAAQIGQAGMVELLAMGLAAGLTGALAGTRRLRPLTIACGLLMALLNAATMWCDGWALVVVRGLNGVPSGALIWLMTAMIVRAPRPERWAAIYLTVQTLAQFVVVATLGPWVVRPYGADGGFAVLAAMSLAAALAGFAVPRAFEPLPVAVDEPGGLPSPRGLTALAGAFCFNAAILAVWIYVEPLSRQAGHPAGTADLALSLSLAAQVVGGTLATLLAGRMRWLPALLGSQVAMAALMLLFARLPGQGVFLAGSALFGGLWMFSAPLLTPFVIEADPTRRAAVLGSGAALLGCSIGPLLASLVVSDNDVRGCALLGAGTMAAAMAIVLAVHLTRRAVILTRAA; from the coding sequence ATGAGCGTCGGGCCTCGTGCGGAAGAGCGCGCGTGGCTCGGTCCACGGCCCGCCGCGATCGAGATGGCGGCGACATTGTTCGCCGGCGTCACCGGCATCATGTTCGCGGGGGTCGGGCCGCTGCTGCTCGGCGCGCTCGAACATGCCGGGCGGTTGAGCGCGGCGCAGATCGGGCAGGCCGGGATGGTCGAGCTGCTCGCCATGGGTCTCGCCGCCGGGCTGACCGGGGCGCTGGCCGGCACGCGCCGGCTGCGCCCGCTGACGATCGCCTGCGGGCTGCTGATGGCGCTGCTCAACGCCGCGACCATGTGGTGCGACGGCTGGGCGCTGGTCGTGGTGCGCGGGCTGAACGGCGTGCCGAGCGGCGCGCTGATCTGGCTGATGACCGCCATGATCGTCCGCGCGCCGCGTCCGGAGCGCTGGGCGGCGATCTATCTGACCGTGCAGACGCTGGCGCAATTCGTCGTCGTCGCCACGCTCGGGCCGTGGGTGGTGCGCCCTTACGGCGCGGACGGCGGCTTCGCGGTGCTGGCGGCGATGAGCCTCGCCGCCGCGCTCGCCGGCTTCGCGGTGCCGCGCGCGTTCGAGCCGCTGCCGGTCGCCGTCGACGAGCCTGGCGGCCTGCCGTCTCCGCGCGGGCTGACGGCGCTGGCCGGGGCGTTCTGCTTCAACGCCGCGATCCTGGCGGTGTGGATCTATGTCGAGCCGCTGTCGCGCCAGGCGGGGCATCCCGCCGGCACCGCCGACCTCGCGCTGTCGCTGTCGCTGGCGGCGCAGGTAGTGGGCGGCACGCTGGCGACATTGCTCGCCGGGCGGATGCGCTGGCTGCCGGCGCTGCTCGGCTCGCAGGTGGCGATGGCGGCGCTGATGCTGCTGTTCGCGCGGTTGCCGGGGCAGGGGGTGTTCCTCGCCGGCTCGGCATTGTTCGGCGGGCTGTGGATGTTCTCCGCCCCGCTGCTCACCCCGTTCGTGATCGAGGCGGACCCGACGCGTCGCGCCGCCGTGCTCGGCTCGGGCGCGGCGCTGCTCGGATGCAGCATCGGCCCGCTGCTCGCCTCGCTGGTGGTGAGCGACAACGACGTGCGCGGCTGCGCGCTGCTCGGCGCGGGGACGATGGCGGCGGCGATGGCGATCGTGCTGGCGGTCCATTTGACTCGCCGCGCCGTAATCCTCACGCGCGCCGCATGA
- a CDS encoding DSD1 family PLP-dependent enzyme, which produces MTDEELHRHLVGRQGSRRDLNTPVLVVDRDALDRNIARMADFAAANGLKLRPHAKTHKSAAIARRQIAAGALGQCCAKLGEAEALADSGIEGILITSPILSAPGIERLVALNERAEGLMCVADNPVGARAIAAAVTARGGRPLTLLIDVDPGIHRTGVASPEAAVELYRAIVAEPGLHYGGVQYYCGSQQHIESFAERDAAMRERANYLRAVLAALEAAGGKPPIVSGGGTGTHRIDATLGLFTELQVGSYVFMDDQYRACALTPEEGEVPFETSLLIDTRVISANSPGLVTVDAGIKSLATDAKPPLIAAGAAEGTVYFFMGDEQGALVHPAGELPALDAIVSLNAPHCDPTVNLYDWYHVVSGNTLVDLWPVSARGRSR; this is translated from the coding sequence ATGACCGACGAGGAACTCCACCGCCATCTGGTCGGCCGTCAGGGATCGCGGCGCGATCTCAACACGCCCGTGCTGGTGGTCGATCGCGACGCGCTAGACCGCAATATCGCGCGCATGGCCGATTTCGCCGCCGCGAACGGGCTGAAGCTGCGCCCGCACGCCAAGACGCACAAGAGCGCCGCGATCGCCCGCCGCCAGATCGCCGCCGGCGCGCTGGGGCAATGCTGCGCCAAGCTGGGCGAGGCGGAGGCGCTGGCGGACAGCGGGATCGAAGGGATATTGATCACCTCGCCGATCCTCTCCGCGCCGGGGATCGAGCGGCTGGTCGCGCTCAACGAGCGGGCCGAGGGGCTGATGTGCGTCGCGGACAATCCGGTCGGCGCGCGCGCCATCGCGGCGGCGGTGACGGCGCGTGGCGGACGGCCGCTGACGCTCCTGATCGACGTCGATCCCGGCATCCACCGCACCGGTGTCGCCAGCCCGGAAGCGGCGGTGGAACTCTACCGCGCGATCGTCGCGGAGCCAGGACTGCATTACGGCGGCGTGCAATATTATTGCGGCTCGCAGCAGCATATCGAGAGTTTCGCAGAGCGCGATGCGGCGATGCGCGAGCGGGCCAATTATCTTCGCGCCGTCCTCGCCGCTCTGGAGGCGGCGGGGGGCAAGCCGCCGATCGTCTCCGGCGGCGGCACCGGCACCCACCGCATCGACGCGACGCTCGGCCTGTTCACCGAGTTGCAGGTCGGCTCCTATGTCTTCATGGACGATCAGTATCGCGCCTGCGCGCTGACGCCGGAGGAAGGCGAGGTGCCGTTCGAGACCTCGCTGCTGATCGACACCCGCGTCATCAGCGCCAATTCGCCGGGGTTGGTGACGGTGGACGCCGGCATCAAGTCGCTGGCGACCGATGCCAAGCCGCCGCTGATCGCTGCCGGCGCGGCGGAGGGGACGGTCTATTTCTTCATGGGCGACGAGCAGGGCGCGCTGGTCCACCCGGCGGGCGAGCTTCCGGCGCTGGACGCGATCGTCTCGCTCAACGCGCCGCACTGCGACCCGACCGTCAACCTGTACGACTGGTATCACGTCGTCAGCGGCAACACCTTGGTCGATCTGTGGCCGGTGAGCGCGCGCGGCCGCTCGCGTTAG
- a CDS encoding FecR domain-containing protein has product MNEIDDTILDAAIAWHVRQATMDERGWADFIAWLEADPRHARAYDVVSIGDAARHPPLVAANDDEDFAAPARRHRWRGVAIAASVLAATVVGTIGVIQQRGGGGTPLEVVANAPRSLMLADGTRIAMASGARVMLGGDRRSAAVESGRVTFRVTHDAGRPFTVRAGDWEIEDVGTIFSVMRGARGVDVGVSEGSVLFDPQNNRIALNAGEALTVLDGQRIVRSRIDSDEARTLVFSGQPIRFAAETIALVLGRDVRADDRVAATPFTGVVRLTGDAPRDMAHFAELTGMRVSHDGGSWIIAPSAGPAR; this is encoded by the coding sequence ATGAATGAGATCGACGACACGATCCTCGACGCCGCGATCGCCTGGCACGTCCGCCAGGCGACGATGGACGAGCGCGGCTGGGCGGATTTCATCGCCTGGTTGGAGGCCGATCCGCGCCACGCGCGCGCCTATGACGTGGTGAGCATCGGGGACGCGGCGCGCCACCCGCCGCTTGTCGCGGCCAATGACGACGAGGATTTCGCCGCGCCGGCAAGGCGCCATCGTTGGCGTGGCGTCGCCATCGCGGCGAGCGTGCTCGCGGCGACGGTGGTCGGCACGATCGGGGTGATTCAGCAGCGCGGCGGCGGCGGGACGCCGCTGGAGGTTGTCGCCAATGCGCCGCGCTCGCTGATGCTCGCTGACGGGACGCGGATCGCGATGGCTTCCGGCGCGCGCGTGATGCTCGGCGGCGACCGGCGCTCGGCGGCGGTGGAGAGCGGGCGTGTCACCTTCCGCGTCACGCATGACGCCGGCCGCCCCTTCACCGTCCGCGCCGGCGATTGGGAGATCGAGGACGTCGGCACGATATTCTCGGTGATGCGTGGCGCGCGGGGCGTGGATGTGGGCGTCAGCGAAGGTTCGGTGCTGTTCGATCCGCAGAACAACCGAATCGCGCTGAACGCGGGTGAGGCGCTCACCGTGCTCGACGGCCAGCGGATCGTGCGCTCGCGGATCGATTCGGACGAGGCGCGGACCCTGGTTTTTTCCGGTCAGCCGATCCGTTTCGCGGCGGAAACGATCGCGCTCGTCCTCGGGCGGGACGTTCGCGCGGACGATCGCGTCGCGGCCACGCCATTTACCGGCGTCGTCCGATTGACGGGGGACGCGCCGCGCGACATGGCGCATTTCGCGGAATTGACGGGAATGCGCGTTTCTCATGACGGGGGGAGCTGGATCATCGCACCGTCGGCGGGGCCGGCGCGCTAG
- a CDS encoding TetR/AcrR family transcriptional regulator, protein MTDTAIPARARRPRARKPALATKLRPRQARAQDTFELILETAGQLLERIGFEQLTTNLICEAAGLSPPALYRYFPNKYAVLKELGDRLMRAQDDEVIAWADAGGLAGDTFEDRLAKTLAIHERMVAIQRDFPGGLAIGRALRAVPVLQDIRFRSRDMVAAHFLRHMRELYPATDPRRLEVVTRMTVELSYAAIEMVVEEPDRDADIINREVCLLFAHYFATFS, encoded by the coding sequence ATGACCGATACCGCGATCCCCGCCCGCGCGCGCCGCCCGCGCGCCAGAAAGCCGGCGCTGGCCACCAAGCTGCGCCCCCGGCAGGCGCGCGCGCAGGACACGTTCGAGCTGATCCTCGAGACCGCCGGCCAGTTGCTCGAGCGCATCGGGTTCGAGCAGCTCACCACCAACCTGATCTGCGAGGCGGCGGGCCTCTCGCCGCCGGCGCTCTATCGCTATTTCCCGAACAAATACGCGGTGCTGAAGGAGCTCGGCGACCGGCTGATGCGCGCGCAGGACGACGAGGTGATCGCCTGGGCCGACGCGGGCGGCCTCGCTGGCGATACGTTCGAGGATCGCCTCGCCAAGACGCTGGCGATCCACGAGCGGATGGTGGCGATCCAGCGCGACTTTCCCGGCGGCCTCGCGATCGGCCGCGCGCTGCGCGCGGTGCCGGTGCTTCAGGACATCCGCTTTCGCTCGCGCGACATGGTGGCGGCGCATTTCCTCAGACACATGCGCGAGCTTTACCCCGCCACCGATCCGCGCCGGCTGGAGGTGGTGACGCGCATGACGGTCGAGCTGAGCTACGCCGCGATCGAGATGGTGGTCGAGGAGCCGGACCGCGACGCCGATATCATCAACAGGGAAGTGTGCCTGCTGTTCGCGCATTATTTCGCGACCTTCAGCTAG
- a CDS encoding glycosyltransferase family 2 protein, which produces MFQDFTGAVGLGAAIAEGDSRKRGWSVLLPFFNERDYLRDTVASLAGQSEPPFLILIDNGSTDGSAEVAVGAARDHGLPYVLVHERRPGKVSALAAGLPFVTTPYVATCDADSWYPPHYLAAGQALIEQTGRAAAGAYFVSRRARLVERIAGTFQICLVARLFPSQCHAGGAGQLFRTAALRRAGGFDPARWNLVLEDHEVMHRLLPHGSIGYGAALWCAPAPRKRDRASVRWTVTERLCYLALGARAGDWFFYDYLARRLAARQLSSDRLRERPFQQPVADVVAVAA; this is translated from the coding sequence GTGTTTCAGGATTTCACGGGCGCGGTCGGGCTTGGCGCCGCGATAGCCGAGGGGGACTCCCGCAAGCGGGGCTGGTCGGTGCTGCTGCCGTTCTTCAACGAGCGGGATTACCTGCGCGATACGGTGGCGAGCCTGGCCGGTCAGTCGGAACCGCCGTTCCTGATCCTGATCGACAACGGCAGCACGGACGGCAGCGCGGAAGTGGCGGTCGGCGCGGCCCGCGATCACGGCCTGCCTTATGTGCTAGTGCATGAGCGCCGTCCGGGCAAGGTTTCGGCTCTGGCCGCCGGCCTGCCCTTCGTGACGACGCCCTATGTCGCGACCTGCGACGCCGATAGCTGGTATCCGCCGCACTACCTCGCCGCCGGCCAGGCGCTGATCGAGCAAACCGGGCGCGCGGCGGCGGGGGCCTATTTCGTGTCGCGCCGCGCGCGGCTTGTCGAACGCATCGCGGGGACGTTCCAGATCTGCCTCGTCGCGCGGCTGTTCCCCAGCCAGTGCCACGCGGGCGGCGCCGGGCAATTGTTCCGCACCGCCGCGCTGCGCCGCGCGGGCGGTTTCGATCCGGCACGGTGGAATCTGGTGCTGGAGGATCACGAGGTGATGCACCGGCTGCTGCCGCACGGCTCGATCGGCTATGGCGCCGCCCTGTGGTGCGCGCCCGCGCCGCGCAAGCGTGATCGCGCCTCGGTGCGGTGGACGGTGACGGAGCGGCTTTGCTACCTCGCCTTGGGTGCGCGCGCCGGGGACTGGTTCTTCTACGATTATCTCGCCCGCCGCCTCGCCGCGCGGCAATTGTCGAGCGACCGGCTGCGCGAGCGTCCCTTCCAGCAGCCCGTCGCGGATGTCGTGGCGGTGGCGGCGTGA
- a CDS encoding glycine zipper 2TM domain-containing protein gives MRIRLAAVLAAAAVAMPVALPVPAMAQHRDYRWQGDRQGWDASRAYRPGRYRERRLTRNDRIYRGRDGRYYCRRSDGSTGLVIGGLAGGLLGNAIGGDTLSTLIGGAGGALLGRSVDRGNVRCR, from the coding sequence ATGCGTATCAGATTAGCCGCCGTCCTCGCCGCCGCCGCTGTCGCGATGCCTGTCGCGTTGCCGGTGCCGGCGATGGCGCAGCATCGCGATTATCGCTGGCAGGGCGATCGGCAGGGCTGGGATGCCTCACGCGCCTATCGGCCCGGCCGCTATCGCGAGCGCCGCCTGACGCGCAACGACCGCATCTACCGCGGCCGCGACGGGCGCTATTACTGCCGGCGCAGCGACGGCTCCACCGGGCTGGTGATCGGCGGCCTCGCCGGCGGTCTGCTCGGCAATGCGATCGGCGGCGACACGCTCAGCACGCTCATCGGCGGCGCGGGCGGCGCGCTGCTCGGCCGCTCGGTCGACCGCGGCAACGTGCGCTGCCGCTGA
- a CDS encoding D-arabinono-1,4-lactone oxidase, whose product MEWHNWSGSVNARPQAIAKPRGEAELRAAILAASKVRVRGAGHSFMPLCETGGTLIDMGDYAVPIEIAADRASAWVPAGWSLARLTEALWNEGLSLINQGDVNPQSLAGATATGTHGTGKDLGSLSTQVLAFELMLADGSLVICDAARNPDLFQAQRISLGLFGVATRIRVNVLPAYYLEERVEARPLGEMAERWQELGAATRHFEFFVFPYADTVIFKSLQPVAGEGLMPRSSDIDERPFRIACELSRKANFLIPSLQRLMMRLSSKPSRRVGPAWQIFPGDRTIRFEEMEYELPRADGMPTLLEAISYIRRKKLPVAFPFEFRLVAEDDIWMSPFNRGPGASISFHQYARMPWRDLFAGIEPVLRGANGRPHWAKRHTLRAEDVHALYPRTGDFLKVRAAVDPAGKFVNADLARLFGI is encoded by the coding sequence ATGGAATGGCATAACTGGTCGGGAAGCGTGAACGCGCGGCCGCAGGCGATCGCGAAGCCGCGCGGCGAGGCGGAGTTGCGCGCCGCGATCCTCGCCGCGTCGAAGGTGCGCGTGCGCGGCGCGGGCCATTCCTTCATGCCCTTGTGCGAGACGGGCGGCACGCTGATCGACATGGGCGACTATGCCGTGCCGATCGAGATCGCCGCCGACCGCGCGAGCGCCTGGGTGCCCGCCGGCTGGAGCCTCGCACGGCTGACCGAGGCGTTGTGGAACGAGGGCCTGTCGCTCATCAACCAGGGCGATGTGAACCCGCAATCGCTGGCCGGCGCCACCGCCACCGGCACGCACGGCACCGGCAAGGATCTCGGCAGCCTCTCGACGCAGGTGCTCGCGTTCGAGCTGATGCTGGCGGATGGCTCGCTGGTGATCTGCGATGCGGCGCGCAACCCCGATCTCTTTCAGGCGCAGCGCATCTCGCTCGGCCTGTTCGGCGTGGCGACGCGCATCCGGGTCAACGTGCTGCCGGCCTATTATCTGGAGGAACGGGTCGAGGCGCGGCCGCTCGGCGAGATGGCGGAGCGCTGGCAGGAACTGGGCGCCGCCACGCGGCATTTCGAGTTCTTCGTCTTCCCTTATGCCGACACGGTGATCTTCAAGAGCCTCCAGCCGGTTGCGGGCGAAGGATTGATGCCGCGTTCGAGCGATATCGACGAGCGCCCGTTCCGCATCGCCTGCGAGCTGAGCCGCAAGGCGAATTTCCTGATCCCCTCGCTGCAACGGCTGATGATGCGGCTGAGCAGCAAGCCGTCACGCCGCGTCGGCCCGGCGTGGCAGATCTTCCCCGGCGACCGCACGATCCGCTTCGAGGAAATGGAATATGAGCTGCCCCGCGCGGACGGGATGCCGACCCTGCTGGAAGCGATTTCCTATATCCGTCGCAAGAAGCTGCCCGTGGCTTTTCCGTTCGAGTTCCGGCTGGTGGCCGAGGACGATATCTGGATGTCGCCGTTCAATCGCGGCCCCGGCGCGTCGATCTCCTTCCACCAATATGCGCGGATGCCGTGGCGCGACCTGTTCGCCGGGATCGAGCCGGTGCTGCGCGGCGCGAACGGGCGGCCGCACTGGGCCAAGCGTCACACGTTGCGCGCGGAGGACGTCCACGCGCTCTATCCGCGCACCGGCGATTTCCTGAAGGTGCGCGCCGCGGTCGATCCGGCGGGCAAGTTCGTCAACGCCGATCTGGCGCGGCTGTTCGGCATCTAG
- a CDS encoding ChbG/HpnK family deacetylase translates to MPRLIVCADDFALSRPISETIASLAREGRINAVSCMAVCPGWARDADLLRGLPAHVQVGLHVTLTGEAPLTDMPEYVPAGGAMPGIDPLTAAAAKGDLPLEEIAGEIDAQFRAFRKAMGRAPDFVDAHQHAHVLPGIRRLFLDAVAEHAPGAWVRDCGDRVSAIAARRWRGKAIGSAYHARGLRRAAARRGIACNSSFAGHYDFRGDYERIFPTFLRRPGRMHLIMCHPGAGELPGDDIAGARPREAAALHRMRIADMARAHGLEFDA, encoded by the coding sequence ATGCCGCGTCTCATCGTCTGCGCCGACGATTTCGCGCTGTCCCGGCCGATCAGCGAGACGATCGCGTCGCTCGCGCGCGAGGGGCGGATCAACGCGGTGAGCTGCATGGCGGTCTGCCCCGGCTGGGCGCGCGACGCCGATCTGCTGCGCGGGCTGCCGGCGCACGTGCAGGTCGGGCTGCACGTCACGCTCACCGGCGAGGCGCCGCTTACCGACATGCCGGAATATGTGCCGGCGGGCGGCGCGATGCCGGGGATCGATCCGCTGACGGCGGCGGCGGCGAAAGGCGATTTGCCGCTGGAGGAGATCGCGGGCGAGATCGACGCGCAGTTCCGCGCCTTCCGCAAGGCGATGGGCCGCGCGCCCGATTTCGTCGACGCGCACCAGCATGCGCATGTGCTGCCCGGCATCCGCCGCCTGTTCCTCGACGCGGTGGCGGAACATGCTCCCGGCGCGTGGGTCCGCGATTGCGGCGACCGGGTGAGCGCGATCGCCGCGCGTCGGTGGCGCGGCAAGGCGATCGGCAGCGCCTATCACGCGCGCGGCCTGCGCCGGGCGGCGGCGCGGCGCGGTATCGCCTGCAACTCCAGCTTCGCGGGGCATTACGATTTCCGCGGCGATTACGAGCGCATCTTCCCCACCTTCCTGCGCCGTCCGGGCAGGATGCACCTCATCATGTGCCATCCCGGCGCGGGCGAATTGCCGGGGGACGACATCGCCGGCGCGCGCCCGCGCGAGGCGGCGGCCTTGCACCGGATGCGGATCGCGGACATGGCTCGTGCGCATGGCCTGGAATTCGACGCATGA